A genomic region of Candidatus Binatia bacterium contains the following coding sequences:
- a CDS encoding phytanoyl-CoA dioxygenase family protein, producing the protein MAEQIEHRQATESKEELLEVLQRDGVVILEGLVTPEQLQRMNQELDPFMREAATTVPDMNPMLQMFYGDKTRRMGALPVKSRTFCDVLTHPRLAEICEEILLKAGSSYQMNVAQVLEVGPDAVAQFLHRDEDVWPHMPKPCPTFQIASMTALTDFTEEIGATCFVPGSHLWEDRSRQAEPHEVAIAEMPAGSMALYLGSTIHGAGTNRTVDRWRRGIHLSFIVGWIRTEENNYLNIPMEVARDLPERVQALLGYQMHDAIDAGGGVAGSVDFRDPMVLLREQKSETSN; encoded by the coding sequence ATGGCAGAGCAGATCGAACATCGGCAAGCGACGGAATCGAAAGAAGAGTTGCTCGAAGTTCTCCAACGCGACGGTGTGGTGATTCTGGAGGGGCTGGTGACGCCCGAACAGCTTCAGCGCATGAATCAGGAGTTGGACCCTTTCATGCGCGAGGCCGCGACCACCGTCCCGGATATGAATCCGATGCTGCAGATGTTCTACGGAGACAAGACGCGCCGGATGGGTGCCTTGCCGGTCAAGTCGCGGACTTTTTGCGACGTTCTCACCCATCCGCGGCTGGCCGAGATCTGTGAGGAAATTCTGCTCAAGGCGGGTTCCAGCTACCAGATGAACGTCGCGCAGGTACTCGAAGTTGGACCGGATGCCGTGGCTCAGTTTCTGCACCGCGACGAAGATGTCTGGCCACATATGCCCAAGCCATGTCCCACGTTTCAGATCGCATCGATGACCGCATTGACCGATTTCACCGAAGAGATCGGAGCGACCTGTTTTGTGCCCGGAAGCCACCTCTGGGAGGATCGCTCGCGCCAGGCCGAGCCCCATGAGGTCGCCATTGCCGAGATGCCAGCCGGCTCCATGGCCCTTTATCTGGGCAGTACAATTCACGGGGCGGGCACCAATCGCACAGTGGATCGATGGCGTCGCGGGATTCATCTCAGTTTTATTGTCGGCTGGATCCGCACCGAGGAGAATAACTATCTGAACATTCCGATGGAGGTCGCGCGGGACCTGCCCGAGCGGGTACAGGCGCTTCTCGGCTACCAGATGCATGATGCGATTGACGCGGGTGGTGGGGTTGCGGGTTCTGTGGACTTTCGCGACCCGATGGTTCTGTTGCGCGAGCAGAAATCTGAAACTTCAAACTGA
- a CDS encoding dihydrodipicolinate reductase: MAIRTGVWGIGNVGRPAVRAVVSHGELELAAVMVSSPDKDGQDAGGLVGLDPLGVQATRDVDQALAAGLDVVAYTASGDMRPAEALADLERLLRAGVDVVSTSFYPLLHPDLCPEEVRAAIESACREGDASIFVSGMDPGWVMDVLPILLSGVVADIREIRMQELFNYALYHQPEAVRDLAGFGQPMDATPPMLLDFGLQMVWGPMLRLIAEALGESLDAVETVVEKRALERDVEVPGMGHFAEGTQGAFRFEVRGMVDGTARIVAEHVTRIDDACAPEWPYPPEGQGAHRVLLDANPHLELSLHADDHFETGAAAGGNGTAAARMVNAIPAVAAASAGILTPLDLPSPTGQGQTRWRKAT, from the coding sequence ATGGCAATTCGAACCGGAGTCTGGGGCATTGGAAATGTGGGTCGACCGGCCGTACGCGCCGTGGTCAGTCATGGCGAACTCGAGCTGGCGGCGGTAATGGTCTCATCGCCGGACAAGGACGGTCAGGATGCGGGTGGTCTGGTGGGTCTGGACCCGCTGGGCGTTCAGGCGACGCGCGACGTGGATCAGGCTCTGGCCGCCGGACTGGATGTGGTGGCTTATACGGCCAGCGGGGATATGCGGCCCGCCGAGGCTCTGGCGGATCTCGAGCGGCTTTTGCGCGCGGGCGTGGATGTTGTCTCGACGTCGTTCTATCCGCTGTTGCACCCGGACCTCTGCCCCGAGGAAGTGCGCGCCGCGATCGAGAGTGCCTGCCGAGAAGGGGATGCGTCGATTTTCGTCTCCGGGATGGATCCCGGATGGGTGATGGATGTATTGCCAATTTTACTGTCCGGGGTCGTGGCCGATATTCGCGAAATTCGCATGCAGGAATTGTTCAACTACGCTCTGTACCACCAGCCCGAGGCCGTGCGGGACCTGGCTGGTTTCGGCCAGCCGATGGATGCCACGCCGCCCATGTTGCTGGATTTCGGTTTGCAGATGGTCTGGGGCCCGATGTTGCGCTTGATCGCCGAAGCCCTTGGCGAGTCGTTGGATGCGGTCGAAACCGTAGTTGAGAAACGCGCGCTCGAGCGCGATGTCGAGGTGCCGGGCATGGGTCATTTTGCGGAAGGCACGCAGGGTGCCTTCCGCTTCGAGGTGCGCGGCATGGTCGACGGCACAGCCCGCATTGTGGCCGAGCACGTGACACGCATCGATGATGCGTGCGCGCCCGAGTGGCCCTACCCACCCGAAGGCCAGGGTGCCCATCGCGTCCTGCTCGACGCGAATCCGCATCTCGAACTTTCGCTGCATGCCGATGATCATTTCGAGACAGGAGCCGCTGCCGGCGGCAACGGGACTGCCGCAGCCCGCATGGTCAATGCGATTCCCGCCGTAGCAGCGGCTTCGGCAGGAATCCTGACGCCGCTGGATCTTCCGTCGCCGACCGGGCAGGGCCAGACCCGATGGCGAAAGGCGACGTGA
- a CDS encoding TraB/GumN family protein, with translation MKRAHQTKGTMERARRRTLGAGIAVSIAALSLGGIGCATPTGQARHHPAEHSTQVRDLTLYEVTRAEQPTSYLFGTCHMGISLVQMLPAKYEALLSEEMFFVGEIDVQDSSLTPDLLELPDDQTLSEYMGEDKWSEVVDVLEIGPAATKLDRMHPFVLLGISTQKGIANQMSETAGIGVDQELRAIARDRSLTTAWLETPAEQLAMMKSLPMEQWIEVLHAMTDPEFDTKREESMTRMLDACSTGEAKKFLIALQKMDSEEDAFDEWKELLTTKRNQNWTPKLDTMFSEGPHFVAVGALHLYGDQGLVELLEQRGYTVRQLKGVTASSPMVSQSAFLQQTELQYNAMFCTETGVIPQCTGATPKECKWQTAANIRDCTAPAVAAISETAANTTTRMSPQAAAKFGQELGICLGLKNSENLLRSMPQAKPGPGCRAALESLQEMASQMQM, from the coding sequence ATGAAACGAGCACACCAAACCAAAGGGACCATGGAACGGGCACGCCGGCGGACCTTGGGCGCCGGCATCGCCGTGAGCATCGCAGCCTTGAGTCTCGGCGGCATCGGCTGTGCAACGCCCACGGGACAGGCCAGGCACCACCCCGCAGAGCACAGTACTCAAGTCCGCGATCTGACGCTGTACGAAGTGACGCGTGCGGAGCAGCCGACCTCCTATCTCTTCGGAACGTGTCATATGGGCATTTCTCTGGTGCAAATGCTTCCTGCGAAATACGAAGCTCTGCTCTCCGAGGAGATGTTCTTTGTCGGCGAAATCGATGTGCAGGATTCCAGTCTCACTCCGGACTTGCTGGAGCTGCCCGATGACCAGACCTTGAGCGAGTACATGGGCGAAGATAAGTGGTCGGAAGTGGTGGACGTTCTCGAAATCGGACCTGCCGCCACGAAACTCGATCGCATGCACCCCTTTGTCCTGCTCGGGATCTCTACCCAGAAAGGCATCGCGAACCAGATGTCCGAAACCGCAGGTATCGGCGTGGATCAGGAATTGCGAGCCATCGCCCGGGATCGGTCGCTGACCACTGCATGGCTGGAGACACCCGCGGAGCAATTGGCCATGATGAAGAGTCTTCCCATGGAACAATGGATCGAGGTGCTGCACGCGATGACAGATCCCGAATTTGACACCAAACGAGAAGAATCCATGACCCGAATGCTCGACGCGTGCAGCACAGGCGAAGCCAAAAAGTTCTTGATCGCATTGCAGAAGATGGACTCCGAGGAAGATGCGTTCGACGAATGGAAGGAACTCTTGACGACCAAACGCAATCAGAACTGGACACCGAAACTCGACACGATGTTCTCCGAGGGCCCTCATTTTGTGGCTGTCGGCGCACTCCATCTCTACGGAGACCAAGGGTTGGTCGAGTTGCTGGAACAACGCGGGTATACAGTCCGACAACTCAAGGGGGTGACGGCATCCTCGCCGATGGTCTCGCAGTCCGCCTTCCTGCAACAAACCGAACTCCAATATAATGCGATGTTCTGCACCGAGACAGGCGTGATCCCCCAATGTACCGGGGCCACGCCAAAGGAGTGCAAGTGGCAGACCGCGGCAAACATCCGCGACTGCACAGCGCCCGCAGTCGCTGCGATCAGCGAGACCGCCGCGAACACGACCACACGAATGTCGCCCCAGGCCGCTGCCAAGTTCGGGCAGGAATTGGGAATTTGTCTTGGACTGAAAAACTCGGAAAACCTGCTTCGCAGCATGCCCCAAGCCAAACCGGGACCGGGCTGCCGAGCCGCGCTGGAATCGCTGCAGGAAATGGCGTCCCAGATGCAGATGTGA
- a CDS encoding class I SAM-dependent methyltransferase gives MTSTRMDRLYWDRLASTYDQAVLSSFDADLSGIIAHRLDELAGTEKTAIDLGCGVGKYIGPLADRFGQVVAVDHSEELLKIARHEHGHRSHVDIRMLDAAKGRPTTMVRADVVVCANVLIMADEELRSAILDTARKSLAPKGRLVLVVPSLESALLAHRRLVEWYGRDGSEDPETDAEDDARAPSKRTSRELLRGVMRIDGVPTKHYLAEELSLMLQGSRLQIEHLDKVPYAWDSEFGDAPRWMRAPYPWDWLVVAKRLPRRR, from the coding sequence ATGACGTCCACGCGCATGGATCGCCTGTACTGGGATCGCCTTGCTTCGACGTATGATCAGGCGGTTCTGAGCTCTTTTGACGCCGATCTCTCCGGTATCATCGCACACCGCCTAGACGAACTTGCCGGGACCGAAAAGACGGCTATCGATCTGGGCTGTGGAGTCGGCAAGTACATCGGCCCACTCGCCGATCGTTTCGGTCAGGTCGTTGCCGTCGACCACTCCGAAGAGTTGCTGAAAATCGCCCGACATGAACACGGGCACCGCAGCCATGTCGACATCCGAATGCTTGATGCGGCCAAGGGGCGACCGACCACGATGGTCCGCGCCGATGTGGTTGTTTGTGCGAATGTGCTGATCATGGCCGACGAGGAGCTTCGCTCAGCGATCCTCGATACGGCTCGCAAATCGCTGGCGCCGAAGGGCCGGCTCGTGTTGGTGGTTCCCTCGCTGGAAAGTGCTCTCCTCGCCCATCGCCGTCTGGTCGAATGGTACGGTCGTGATGGCTCCGAGGATCCCGAGACGGATGCAGAAGACGATGCGCGCGCGCCTTCGAAGCGCACCAGTCGGGAACTTTTGCGTGGCGTGATGCGAATCGACGGGGTGCCGACAAAGCATTACCTGGCCGAGGAGTTAAGCCTCATGCTGCAGGGCTCGCGTCTCCAGATCGAGCATCTCGACAAGGTGCCCTACGCTTGGGACAGCGAGTTCGGAGATGCTCCGCGATGGATGCGAGCACCGTACCCCTGGGACTGGCTGGTCGTCGCCAAACGCCTGCCGCGCAGACGTTGA